CGCGAGAACCGCGTGCTGCTGGTGGTGGACATGCAGAACGACTTCTGCCCCGGCGGGGCGCTGGCTGTTCCCGGCGGCGACGAGCTGCCGAAGGTCATCAACAAGCTCTCGCGCAAGTTCTCGCACGTCATTCTCACCCAGGACTGGCACCCGGACGACCACCTCTCGTTCGCGTCGTCCCACCCGGGCGAGAAGCCCTTCGGCACGATCGAGTTGCCCTACGGCCCCCAGATCCTCTGGCCCGACCACTGCATCCAGGAGGAGGAAGGTTCCGAGTTCCACCCGGCGCTTGAGGTCCACAACTGCGAGATGATCATCCGCAAGGGCTACCTCCGCGAGATCGACAGCTACTCCGCCTTCTTCGAGAACGACCGCACCACCCCCACCGGCCTGGCCGGCTACCTCCGCGAGCGCGGCCTCAACCGCCTGTTCCTCGTCGGCCTGGCCACGGACTTCTGCGTCGCCTACTCCGCCCTCGACGCCCGCCGCCTGGGCTTCGAAGTCACCGTCATCGAAGCCGCCTGCCGCGGCATCGACCTCAACGGCTCCCTCGACGCCGCCTGGCAGCAGATGGAGGAAGCGGGGGTGGTGAGGGCGTAAGCACGGCTTGCTCTGAAGTCGCCTCCCGAGCGGGCCAGGATCTGCGACGGATCTCCCTTCTCCCCTTGTGGGAGAAGGTGGCCCGAAGGGCAATACTGTTCGGCACGACTTGCATATAAGCCATCGGAGGCGATTGCCTCCCTTCTCCCCTGGTGGGAGAAGGTGCCCCGTAGGGGCGGA
This DNA window, taken from Paludisphaera rhizosphaerae, encodes the following:
- the pncA gene encoding bifunctional nicotinamidase/pyrazinamidase encodes the protein MSSGIIPAARTAGRAVHSATPRENRVLLVVDMQNDFCPGGALAVPGGDELPKVINKLSRKFSHVILTQDWHPDDHLSFASSHPGEKPFGTIELPYGPQILWPDHCIQEEEGSEFHPALEVHNCEMIIRKGYLREIDSYSAFFENDRTTPTGLAGYLRERGLNRLFLVGLATDFCVAYSALDARRLGFEVTVIEAACRGIDLNGSLDAAWQQMEEAGVVRA